In the Primulina tabacum isolate GXHZ01 chromosome 7, ASM2559414v2, whole genome shotgun sequence genome, ATCAATTTGTAAAAGTACATTTATAATCAGCCCAAATTAATTTGGACTGGTTTGATATCGAGCCCtgttgcttttcttttatttattcttttccCCGAGGATCAGTGTCTTTTCAATATCTGCATGTAACAAACGGCGTATTTGGATTTGTGAGATagtttcacgaatttttatctatgaAACGGATTAATCCTACCTATatacataataaaaagtaatactcttagcataaaaagtaataatttttcatgaatgacccaaataagatatctgcttcacaaaatacgactcgtgaaactgtctcacacaagtttttaccttagatgatcaaaattaataatttaatataggTAGTAAAACTTGAAGTACATAATAATTGAAGATAAATTTGTGTTTGGTacaaagttgttaatataattttgtaattaaatTTATGATGAAATGGTATATGTTTGGTGGGGGATTATTAAATTTTTGTCATCACATTCtgtaatatctttcttttttaaatttgtCATTTTACGCAGAGGGTGGAGTACATGAGCTGGaatgattaattttataatattctCTTAATCACAATTAAAAACAATCAAATGAATCATGTCTGTCTTATCCCCCGACTCAAGAAATACTGTCTGTTGGTTTTGTCTCCCTCATGAAGGTGGATTCAAGAATGATGGCATATTAGTACCATTATGTGACCGTACAAGTAGTAAAAACCTCAACAAATCCGCATGGTATAATAAGTACATGTTGAATTTATAGAGTTATGTCCTTAATATTTTTGGATGCGACATAACAAAAGTTTGTTGTGAATTAGTTGTTGTATTCTTTCCTATTCTTATGGTATTTCCCCGTTATCAGAAGTCAGTTGTTATTCTTCCTATTTTTGTGGTCTGTTACGTTTCTTCGCAAAATTCAACACAAAATTATGTAGTGATCTGGTTAGTTTATATTATATCGAGAATGTTATATTAAATTGTGTTGTGACTTGGGGTTTTACTTTCGGGCATTGAATTCGTGATCTCCGACCAGGGGTTATATTCATCATTGTATATACAAATTGTCAGTGATATTCGCGAGAAACAATGAAATAGTACCGATCGATATGATCATATCTCCTCGAATAAAATCACATGCTACAAGAATTGGTAGTTCTTAAACACCAAAGTTTGATCTTTTACTTTACCGATCGGTAAGAATGTTTAGAAGTGTGACTCTACTTGTAAGCAATTGCCTAAACAATCTTTCTAATCCTCCCTCAATCCCTTCAAGGCAAGAATCGAGATTTTTTAATCTATGCATTATTTGTAAATGATCAAGGACACTATCCCCACCATTTCCAATTCTTCCTTGCAGGGAATTTAGTGCGATATCCACACTGCCCACTTCACTGATCATGTTAAAATCTCTGCTAGAGCCCGCTGTTTTTGTGGTCATCAACTTTGCAACCAAATTCCAACCCCCATGCTTAGCCATTGGCCAAGACAAGAACATTAGGAGACACTTGAAAATGTCAATAGCGATCCCATTCACTTCTTCGAAAGCACTGACAAAGCTTCCTTCTCCATTCTTGTTCTCCAGATTCTTTAGTGTTTTTAGGGTTCtagcaatatctttcttcattttCTCTCTGCAACAAAAATATCTGGCTACATCTTGTTGGATGCTGGAGTTCTCCATGCCCTTTCGGCGCAGAGCTGACTGAAGGGATCGAACGTTTTCTTTGATCATTCGAACGAGCTCTTTTATAGTGTTGCAAGAATCCAGCAACTCGACCGAGCCCATGATTGATTCATCCTGTTGCCATAGACGGATAAGTGCATGTCGAGCAGCATGGAAACGTGTTAGTTCCTCAACAGAATTATACAAGTCTGCTAAGCCCAATAGACCAGATTGAATGACATTCTGAGGTAACGTGAACATTTTTTGAAAAACAAGATTTAAGCTTTCTTGACTCGGATTCAAACTTCGTGGCATGAACAGGTTGTAGCCTCGAAGGCAAGCTAATGGACCTAAAGGGAACTTGCACCGAAACCTCCATTTTTGGACTTAATTATTTCTTTTCTGGTTTGTTCCTATCATCAGCTTGAAATTGCTTGTTTGTTtggtgattgtatatatatagtgAGACAATGGCTCTACGTGGGATTTGCATTGCATGTGATTGCAATATGGGTACACTTAACCTTTTAAATGTAAATGTCTCATTTTCCAACATCAAATCTGCAATCATTGATGTGTTTGTGTGTAATGCATTGAATATTGATCATGGATTATATTATAATTCCTTGTTGTCTCCTTGCCCCCCGATCTTTAATGGGATTCATTCCACCATGTTCTGACTgcatttattaatattaattattcaaatatatcttACCTTCAGTACAATGTATACATGCTTCTTCACATAGGTTGTTCAATGGCAATACATAATATAATGTCGATTGTAGTTAGCGGGAAGGTTGGAACTATAAtataattagcaattaaaataagataaataaataaaaaaacagtAAACGTAGCTATGTCATTCATCTTTATAAGattgaaatgtattttgatCGATGTATTCACGTAAAGAGCTTTTTGTGGGcttaaaatatatgtatttttccCATTTGTACAATAATAAAGTATTCTTTCATATTGATTTTGCACCTATTCGTAATCTATGAGGATTGATAAACGCAAGAATGGTTGGTTTCCTTTGGCATTTACGacacaaagattcaaatttatgaTTACCAATAAGGTTGGCATGGCAGATTTTGTCCGTAAATGGATAGACAAGGTAGCACTTGGAATATATGCTTATATATTTAGAAATCaacataattttatttcaagttttttGCAAGTAACAGATAGGAAGGATTGGAATATATTACTAATTAGAACACAGAATTGTGCGGCGGATGTTGCAATTAGCGCAGCACATCACAATGGTTTTACAGGCATATCAGTTTATGAGCTATATATATCTATTATTCTCGCCAAACAACCGCAGAAAAGATGGGATTTTTAGGGGGGGAAATATGTGAATGTTGTGTTTACCATTACGATCCCGGAGAGTATCTGCTTCTAAATGAAGGATCGGAGCACATGTAGAATTAGAACACATATTCGGTACACCCTCCCGCCTCAGTGGGAGAAAATCCACATTATCGCGGAGGATCGTGTTTGGATTCTTTTTGTTCGTCTGTGAGCAAACAAAATGTTCAAAGGAGATATTTTTTTAAGAGAAAATACAATGATTTTCGAgaggaaagaaaaaaaaatccatattttatgtTGGCCTAAATTAGATTTTGGCCTTCTATTTGGTTAAAAAAAGGTcttaattaattcattaatttgTCTTCTTTTGCACTTTTAGTCTTCTTTCACCCCCAAGTACTGGATCGACTCGACATTTGTGTGGCTTATCTACTCCAAGATAGGTATTTCATCTCTATCGAATAAGAGGCATGGGTTTTAACACAGGCCAAAGATAGCACAATCACGGTGCTTAAAGAAAAACAACCAACTTAAGCAATGAAGTCTTCTAACTTGGTGAGTCTAATGAtcagataaaaacccaaatggtATGTCGATTAACTTTATTTGGATCTGCCATTATTCATGACAGACAGATGCACTACATTTGCTTGAGTTGTCCATTTGGTTTCTGCTAAACGAAGATGATTTTAAGGCTAAACCAACCCCTCTAAGACACTGTGAATCCACTTGACGCCCCCGTGAAATAGTTAATTGATGATTCTTTGGATGTCTTAAACGATCCGTAGTGTCTCAAACGATACACTCCAGGACTGACCTCTTGTGGCACTTGCCACTCAATCGTTGCGAGGCCATAGGGAGAGGGACCCAAAAACGGGCCGTCCCACTTGAAGTATAGGCTGAAATCGTCGTCATCATAAGCAGGCACCCATCGTCCCCCTTGAAGCATTTCAACCACGGCGAATGTCCCTTCTGTCAGCAAGTCATACCTCGGATTTGCGCTCCAGAACGTCGCGTTTATCTTTTCTCCCTTTTCGAAAGAGTCCCCATTCACGTCCAGTTTTATATCTCCGAACTTTATCCC is a window encoding:
- the LOC142550941 gene encoding uncharacterized protein LOC142550941, which produces MPRSLNPSQESLNLVFQKMFTLPQNVIQSGLLGLADLYNSVEELTRFHAARHALIRLWQQDESIMGSVELLDSCNTIKELVRMIKENVRSLQSALRRKGMENSSIQQDVARYFCCREKMKKDIARTLKTLKNLENKNGEGSFVSAFEEVNGIAIDIFKCLLMFLSWPMAKHGGWNLVAKLMTTKTAGSSRDFNMISEVGSVDIALNSLQGRIGNGGDSVLDHLQIMHRLKNLDSCLEGIEGGLERLFRQLLTSRVTLLNILTDR